One Ostrea edulis chromosome 6, xbOstEdul1.1, whole genome shotgun sequence genomic window, gaaaTAATCTTAAAAGGGACATAAACTATAACCAATCAATTGGTCAATTATGATGTTCACCACGAAAGTGCAAGCAGTGAATTCATGCACATCTTTTATGTAAAGAATGAATAATTTTAAGGATAATTCAAGTTGCAGAATTTACATTCTCATGACATTTGGTTTTTAACTTTGACGCCACCACCCTCGCTCAAAGAAATCAAAGAACGTAGTTTTGATAGATATTTAAATCTGTACATGTCGTGCGAAGGAGATAATAAATcgtacgaacgagataataTCTCGTTCGAACGACATAAAATTTTAACATACGAAGGAAAAAGATATTTGTATGTCCTAAATATACCACCGTATGTTTGTGCAATAAACAGATTTTCAATATTGAAACACAATTACATTTGTCAAATCATTATTCCAAATCAAGATTTTGACTAATCTTActtaattaatgattaattaatTTAGGCAGCAACAGTTGATGAATCAGCAGAAACAATCGCAGATGAACCTGTCAATGCCACCTTCCACCTATCCCTCTCTGGTCTCTCAACAAATCAGGATGACAGACAAGGGGTATTTTAAAGAACTTATttgaatttttgagaaaatattgcaTCATAGTGTAAGTAACTAAATAgtatatgaatattgataatagTTTCAAACTCCTCAGGAAGATTCCTTTCTTGCTGACAACTCGCATGTTGTTCCTGATGCCATCCAAGAGAATTCGATTCGAGATAAGACCATTGATGACATTACTCACGCAGATGATGTGGAGCCTGAGTATGAAGTTGTAGAAAGTGGAACCAAAAGGGGAAAACGAAAACTGGTGGACAAAAGGGGTTTTGAATACACCATCAAGGTAATTCATTCCCTTTATTGATTCATGTGTTTAGATTAAAAATGAGTTGGTAAGCCGGGTTacagaatatatgtatataatgattttaaaaattcatcaaatctTCTGAGGTTctgaatgattttattttttacttgtAGAAGCAAAAGGGAGAGGATTGTATTTATTGGCGATGCAGCAAACGGGGAAAGGACCAACCATGTCCAGCCACTGTTATTCAACGTGGAAACAACTTCCAAGAGGGCCTCAGGAACCATGTCCACCCTGCCGAGCCAGGTGTAGATTTGGCAGTGAAGTTGAAGACTGAGGTAAatctatatatttcaaatgaatgtggaatgaatttgtaaattgaaaattcatgcacaatgtatatacatatccTTTCCATTGTTAATGACTAATCAGTTCTAGGAATTATTAATATTGACCATGTAACATTAAACAATTATCTTTATATAGGTGAAAAGAAATGCGACCCAGAACATATTTACACAGTCGGCTCCACGAGTAGTAGAGGTAGCATTGTCAACCGCGAATATTAAGGCTCCGCCAGCCAGTCGGCCAAAGCCTGCCAATATGACTCGAATGGCAAACCGTGTTCGAAGAAATTTAAGGCCACAAGACCCTCAAGATTTGGATTTTATAGTAAGCTTAAATTGATACGCTAGTAGTTTAGTTTATTGAAAATTGAGATTGATTCTagtgatacatacatgtagtcaaTAAAACTAGTGCAAAGCAAGTCCGTAAAAAATTGAGGAAATAaggaaataaaataattgttagatcacatgaaataaaaatgtcacCATACTGTCAGAttgtaattatttaatttacTGGGTAGgtggaaatacaaaaattacaatatgatattgcaatcatttgttttaaatgacGATCTTTTCGTACAGTTTGTTATGTGGGGAGACCCAGTAAATGCATGGGTGAAATTTTACAAGAAATCGATCCCACCAAGGCGAAACAGTTACTTCACATGCATGACAGGTGTATAATCTATGTATTTTAAGGGTTGTGTGCACTTCTTGTGTGACTTATATAACACTAGTAACAAATGTACTTATTTGACAACActgaatgttttttttattgagatatctacatttataattaatgctctttgcaacaaacTTTGGACTACTATTACAATCTTTGATCAAAACACAGAGCAGAAAAGATTCGTGGAAAGTACAGGTTAgcatatacttgtatatttcattattagcacgatggtaaattaattagtaAACTTCCAGGGAAATACTGCTGTGAGGGATGTATGTATTAACACTACAATGTCGCGACTCGccccttttgaaaaaaatggaTTAGTGCTTTTGTTTTACTATAATTTACTTTCAAGCAAATCTGGGACATCTGTCAAAATACGCATACACCTGTCGTAATACCATATGATATTGAATGAATCCCTCTAAAAACACATCTATTTAAAATATATCTGTAAATAAATACTGAAAAATGGCACGCAGCTATGAACTTAAAATAGCTTACAACTTTTTAACTATAAAGAGAccaaattcaattaatttttgAATGGTGAATTAGCTCTGGCTTTGTTAAAATCCATCCCCTAGGGAAGTACGTTTTAAATTGATCTTGTGTTGACGTGCATCTATGTTAAATTCCATCTACGTCATTGAAAGCGAACTGGCGTGAAGCTGGTAGGGTATATATATGCCCTAAAGAAATGTCGTGACTGTACTTTTCAACATGGATAGGAGATTGGGTACCGTGTTGAATGTTTTGATCTTCTGCAGCGCCACCCTGGCAGTCTGTCCTGACGATGCCACAGATTTGGTGTCCTGGAAATCTACAATTGTAAGTTTTTAAATGCAAATGAATTATCATGCATGCACCATACTTACTGTTAATTTTGAATTGACCTTCAATCAGGTGTTATATTTCAAAGGATTTAGATTTTGATCAATCCAGAATTTTGCGCAATAAGAACTTTTGTATTTTCTTCCTTAAAACTTATTGGTATTTTAAATGTGGGACCtattttaattaataaacatatatttgtatcccctttcgaccggtttGGGAGAAAATGTCCCtactccaaaaaaaaaaaaaaaaaaaaagaatattgtcATATCACGGTGAAATCCTCTAAACACTATACAGGATACCTGTATGTGTaacacgccctctggtgagaaaGTGGGTACCAATTTCCGCCCTGGTTCAGGGTTGAACTCATGAACTACGGGATCAAACCTATGACCATCGCGCTAGACTTTGAAATCGGTCATCTGggcaagtttaaaaaaaaaaacttgttttcAATGACAGGAATTCTGATCCCACTATCACACGCTACGTGGTGATTCAGCtttaatgaatttgaaatgctaaactttctttttttttcttcttttttttttttaaattttctcaaaaaaagtatcaatatGTTTCAAAACTTGGTAGTATATTATACATACACTGTGCATAAAAGTCGTAACAGTGGTTAgactaaaacaaataacatacatgtaataatatttaatttcaatttttttttatttcacagaCCTTTCTGTCACGAATAACACGTTATTCACGCTTCGTAGCTCTACCGATATTATCATATACATAGTGTTTTGTTCCATGCGATATGTGTGCACGTCGCAATGATCCCTATCAACTCGGCGTGCCAAAAATGAACGCCCGTCGTGGAAACCGGAAATTGGACTTTCATTCGTAAATCTCCGTTTACTACAACAATATATAACAAGTCGTGGTCGGAACCGTGATTGGATATTTCCAGGGTCCATTAGGCCacagttttttaatttattggtttacggattttaaaaataaaatataaggTCGGTcgggagaaaaaaaaataaaaataaaataaacatttttaatatctatcgttttgttttcaataaatcattaacattatttcgtgagtacaaataaacaaaacatgtattttaaaactattAGATAACAAATTCTTTAGAGTGACTAGTAcgttatgaattttgaaaaaaaaaatgcaatttcaaattcagtgtataactatatacagtacccgcaaagttattcttgacatgataaacgataggacacgatacacgcacgataggataggatacacgcacgatacgataggatacacgataaacccacaggggctaagcccgtttttgggcccgaactctatGATACCAtgaatatagaaaggggtctaactctgacaccgataaaaaactaaccactcgcttcaaatgcctaaaaaatcttaaactaggtaagctatgcgtagtttgtcgttttccttgcatagattaatgttttaactacttgcatgccaaatttcaagtcactggttcttaaaataacaaagatatacgtcatcgttctctcgatttcacttgtttatttttactaggacatttaccggtccaggtcacggagtcgtttctcgcctatgacagcagcgaaattcagactagtatggaagatttcggacctgtcaattaaaatttcacatcaattatacgctacttacttcctcatattttaataatgttcttcgtgtagacgttacacgacttatttttcctcagcagcatcaactgttgacaagagctgccgttttaatgaatacactaaatactctcaatgaaatagaataaacaaaaacaaaaaattacaaaagccaagaaataatgttcaatttccttctctaagtgcaatatcacaagaataatgttttgatcagttttaaggtatttgagattttaagtctatcgggtatttagtgcgttcattaaaacggcagctcttgtcaacagttgatgctgctgaggaaatataagtcgtgtaacgtctacacgaagaacattattaaaatatgaggaagtaagtagcttataattgatgtgaaattttaattgacaggtccgaaatcttccatactagtctgaatttcgctgctgtcataggcgagaaacgacttcgtgacctggaccggtaaatgtcctagtaaaaataaacaagtgaaatcgagagaacgccagcgcccccccccccctaaattttcaaatttaagttaaatcgtggtctcttgtttagaaaaatgtaaacgataaaagaagcaataatttcttccaccttcggagaaataaataacaaaatctttcgacttattgaattacttttactGGAAGAACTTGCAtttaaacaacaacaaaaaacccttaaaatttgcgtcattttatttatttcaccttatcaaaaatgacagaaaatagtaaacaaATTACTAAATAAGAGACATATTTAaagtcctataaaatctgtaaattccAGGAGCTTCAGGGGGCTTCGACCCCatacccctgcctcataaaatTGCACCCCCTAACCACCattcctggacccgcccctgaTATAATGACAAAAGAAGCACATGAGTTGTACGTATTTATCATTCGCAGGTTTTGACTTAAAACCTTCACATTTACAATACGTGGCCTTTTTCGTTCTTTTTAAATTGGATCGTCATAACACGACAAGATTGTTAGAACTATATATGAATTTATATGACTGTCAGTATCACGAAGATcatatcaccccccccccccccccactcccccTAATCAACTGGATACTACTGTTGTATATAAAACAAAGCTTAATAAAATAGAAGCAGGAAATTAAACAAGTTTTCCTACACTTAGTACCCCGGAGTAGAaaaaaggggtgggggtggggtggggtggagaTGATACTGACTGACGGTTATAATGATAACCTGAAGTACCAACAATATAGTCTAATAGTACTAAAACTATCATAAAGTAAACACTGTGTGAAAAGTGCAAGAAgttaaatgtatttataaaataaaggtGATTCTTTTAATTTAACCCCTCGAAGTTTGGCAGGATTTCCCTTGTCATAAtcagaaattcaaacacatctttcaatttttatttaagTAATTAATATAATCATATAAACATAACAGAGTTTCGTTTTTCTTCAAGTAATATATGTCTAGTTGATTAAAGCATGACACATGTAGGATTTGATTTGGCGGCATAACCAATTATTCGGAAATCATCGTGTGTTTTCGTGGTTTACAACATAGAGCTATATctttcttatattcatattaacagtcaaaatgctcaaaagaatttgtattttcaaaatatgaatctttttcttctaaataaaaacgttttcagGTCTAGAaacgtttttgatttttacttgCGGAGTCGAAATTCTGTATAGTGATTTTTcgaatttaattgaaattgaaaaaaggaTTAATCTATAATAAGATAAAAAATGCGTGCGTACTAGTGTAAGTATGCCCTGTGTCATAATAAAAACGCATTCTTTTATGATTTCCACATGAATCATGGGTTCGCATTTTTGTAGATAAGAAATTTTGCATGCAATTAAAATAATCTATATGACTTTCAATGATTTGATTGTAAGTCTGTAGTTCTCTCGCACGCAAATGTTCTTTATGTTAGGCAGAGACATCCCAAGGTTAAAAATAACAGATTAAGAGCTCCGGATTTTGACCTTTATACAAAATCAAAGAGAAACTGTTTTTGTCTGGAACTACTAAATCTTTTAATGGACAAAATTGCTTTAAAAACCAAAATTATATATGGTTATATGCTTTTCTGTATTTATTCTGTAATCATTTTTTCTtaatataaatgaaatgtacatacTTTAATAATGTGATTGCCTAAATGAATGCATTAATGTTTCCTAACTTCAAAGAAATTCTGTGTATTTAAAAGCTTTTAGAttatatgaaaagaaatatgatagttttatgaaacaatttattcaaaatcagtcTCTCTTACCCACCGAACCATTAAGGTCTGTTACCGATGAGCAATAGTTTCTGTGTCTATAGAGTATAATATCTATCGTTGCGATTGAATGTAAAAGTATTACAAAATGCAAACTTATCTACAGGCGTCTATATCTGTACACGGTGTTAATTACAGAGAGCGTCACACCTggttagaaaaaatatattgacgCAGTATGGTTCAATCTTAACCATACTTTAAATGGTTTCAACATTGAAGTAgtacttttaaaaacatatatcaGACTTGATacagtttaaaataaacattgtaaatatatctTCTTTTTAAACGAATGtcattattttattattcttatcattttgtaaagaaaaaaaaagataaaatgacgtgtagtttgttttttttcgtCCACCAAAACACGACAAATAGATGCGACATTTACCACATACACTGTACGAGTATAAGCAGGggaatagcaatgaactcttaaatgaacataactgtcctaagtgaagaaatatttaatatgaagcacagaaaattttactttatttggatacccacttccgcccctacccgggattgaactcacgacctgcagaaccaaatctcctagtaGCATGTACATATAGGTAcatatcaggttttccgtttatcgtgaaaatcgtttatcgtgtagcttcggaaactatcgggatcgtatataaaatctaatgaaaaagtacgatactctccgaaacctttattcgttttgttaaagaagctatttttaggaatcgaggaaagacggtatatttgaaggagaacataaagttgtcgatttaaaggcagaagaagagctatttgtctgtccaaagagagtgaaaatttatcacaatttaattctaagtagtctggaaagtaggcagtggtctGTCGAGCGaaccgaggacagtaaatctgaaagctccttcatctgaagttcataaacatttgtttgtctagaaacaattatttgtaattaacacgttccgatttgaaagggaaaatcagtaaattatattgtttatcacatacatgtatattttaataatggttctttttcttccgatttttttcacctgtatgctacttatatagcaactgctgaacttgtgcgcgtccttatatctgattttgtgtatcagcCATGTTTTGACAGCTagcattctcagggacattgtatttcacataTTTAGaggattaagttttaaaagggtgcaagggtgttgcattCCCCGaaattctgctcaactgggcacgattccgctgtcatcgttgttttttggggttttttttgggtttttttatacTTGTACATgaacacatgtaccaatagtcgtacgtgtagataccgGAAATTCatgttggttttgatgattatttgaatttttacacactaagcgtttcaaaattgcgaatttaaaacaagccgggttttgttttatgtttttttaaatagtttatttatgtttagttaacaaaatatcaattcaaataaatatgttccaattacttatgactatcaattatcattcatagtgttaaaatatctaacaggtgtagtgcggttgatttttttaaagcagtcgttatgaaaataacttgagatgttgattgagccgtgaacttagagcttgatgcaaaataactccctcctcgctacacacacaatattacttggttttatttcatattcaaggtAATATACGTTAGCATAAGAGAGCTACCGAAGCATggtatcactacattatattacatttagttaattccctgtataatttatatattaaacattaggtgacaatataaattttagaatcattggctgagaaaattcatatagatatcaaataatgaattcaatgctgtatatattttagttttttttttattttagctgtgatggcataaaaaaacataaataaaataaaaaagacgTACGACCGaggattaaagaaattatatggtacaaaaccgatcaatgttttaaacaaatgttaccgcgacGGGGACAGGTAACTGATAGTCATCCCACGATGAGAACGCGGTTTTCCTGAGTTGCCTATAAattaccgcgttagatttttCCGATCGCGAGAACGCGGAAAACAAGAAATCCGCGTTGTCCATAATGTAGGTATATACTGagcattgaaatccttcaacattattatcaacataatgtaattatgttgtaggtatcaacatttcgttctgtctaaatcgtttctaaatttacaacatttctatcaggttttccgtttatcgtgaagatcgtttattgtgttttgtatttatcaggttttgcgtttatcaggtttatcgtgtatcctatcgtatcgtgcgtgtatcctatcgtatcgtgcgtgtatcctatcctaccgtgcgtgtatcgtgttctatcgtttattatgtcaagaataacgttgcgggtactgtaaccAGCGCACacgactttttttttttttttttttttatctctgtTAGTGATAATCTTCatacaatatctatatatacttgatgatgatagtaactaaccacaaaatatttaaaccataaacatcaaaatatcaTCTGTTTCTTTGACTAGAGGATTTTtgtacaagaatttttttttattatactttcatgtaaaatactcgattctgattggtcgagaagcatttgaaaacgccacggttgacaatggttttctcggggtgaaaattttcaatgttaccctcaactacatgcaatatttatataatagaaTATATCTTTTCTGTTTTCAGCAACACAAAGTTGATAAtgattatatgaaatataatgtcTTAAAATGTATTTGCATAAGCGAGATATATCAacctttttgttttcttttagaaataattgtatCCGTCTAAATATGTTAAATCTACAgtgaccatctaggcaagtctaaaAAAACAACTTgcttttcgatgacgatggaattctcgccacgctgtcacacgctacacggtcatcgaaaatggaaatgggatacagttatttaataaaaatgttatatatcacagggttttgacacaatctgagcaaactggtaCGAGTATATACTTTATAGACTATTTAGTATATAGTGTGAAGGGAGCTTACAAAGCAGCCATAAATTCTCGTTTGCTTGCTTCAAACTTTCAAAACTTCGGTGTTAATCGTGATAATGTATAAATTTTCCTAGTTGAAAGCCAGAATAGTGTTCTGTTTTGTGATACATAAATCGTTTACCTAACGTCACAGAAACTTTGGGGGGGGAAATGGTACAACTTCCGAGAATTAGGTCGCCGTCGTTAGCCTTCCACCATTTTCTTCATGCAATTTTTCAAGTTTCAACTGGGAAAACATTTTATGCATTTTCACGATTAATACAGAAGTTTTGAGAGTTTGAAGCGAGCAAACGAGAATTTATGGCTTCCTTCTCACTATTATACTATAGataccagtttgctcagattgtgtcaaaaccctctGTAACAGATACATGTTGTAAGCACTTACGTCTGTTGTCATTCTAcaaatcactgtcatgcgatgtTTTGTATCTCAATGCAGTTTTGTTcacgtttattacaaacactCGAACGACCTCGTCTAACAATCTAACCGTACGCGCACTTTGACGCATGTGATCATTTTTATATTATCAACCTTTGTCAAGTAATTTTACCcattgctagatactatcaccctggaacGCGTACTTTCATTacggtgggtttttttcatatgcttcttgaccaatcagattcgagtattttaatTGAAAGTATAATGATATAAGTTACAATATGTACTATAGGTACTAACATAGTtggcagtggcggatttaaggtaaatcgtggtatcttatttaaaaaatgcactaaacaataaaagaagcaatcatttcttccactctcggagaaataaatgacaaaaaaaaaaatcttttgatttcttgaattactttattggaagaacttaattttttccaaaaacccttaaaatttgcgtcattttactaatttcaccttttcaaggtgatagaaaatagtacaaatgacttaaataggagacatatttcaagccctataaaatctgtaaaatccaggccaggagcttccgggggcgtTGGCCTCAACGCGGTCCACAGCCTCATaaagtaacccccccccccccccctaaccgcaatttctggatccgcccctggttgGTTTATGTATGAGACAAGATAAACATAAACTTGTTTTAATCATCAGGaatttaaatgtaaaatgaaattcaatacTTCTGTTCTGTAGAACTCCCAGAATGTCGTGCTTTGACACCCAAAACATGCGCATTAGCTGCAAAACATCTCTCCGAATAAAGTATTAAATACAGCGACAGCAATTTCTGATATGATACGAATAACATTACTTTTCATTATTTGTGATGATTGCAGGGAACGACTCCAAACTCCAACATAACTCTAACACAACCAATACTTCTGGATACCTCTGTTGAACTCTTCGGACTTACCATTGCGTCTGGTGGTCGTCTGGTATGGAGCAGAAATGGGAATTACGGAATGCGAGCGCATTACATCAGAATTCAAAATGGCGGCGAACTTCACATTGGAAGTCTGACGTGTAAATTCAACAAAAAAGCACGCATCACCCTTTTAGGTACAGCTATAGTCTCACTCAGTATCTGAAACCATAATCTTTATTCTTCAAAGTTGTTAAATAAGATTAATGGGTACACCAATTGCTACATGTTGATAGAGTTTGAAACAATTAATATTTGAGctatattttttgtttgcatTATATTTTTACGATAGTATATTCCATTACCAATTAATAACTCTTAAACATTTTGTAAGGTGAACCggaagaaaaactaaatattcCTGGCTTTGGTGAAAAGTTTCTGGGCGTAGAGGCCGGTGGCGTTTTGAATCTTTATGGAGAATATAAATTGTCCTGGACCAAGCTGACCCAGCATGCCCTGAAATTCGATAAATCAGTAGCAGAGATTTATAACCACAGGGTAAATCTTCTACATGTATCTAGTTTATATTTACTTCTGTCCTCAGTAATGGAGATTTATAACCACAGGGTAAAACTTCTATCGGTTAATGATGTTTATGGAGTGATGTGTATATATGGAAATCAATTAATGGTGTTTATTTACAGAAATCAGTAAATGATGCTTATTTACAGAAATCAGTAAATGATGCTTATTTACAGAAATCAGTAAATGATGCTTATTTACAGAAATCAGTTAATGGTGTTTATTTACAGAAATCAGTAAATGATGCTTATTTACAGAAATCAGTAAATGATGCTTATTTACAGAAATCAGTTAATGGTGTTTATTTACAGAAATCAGTAAATGATGCTTATTTACAGAAATCAGTAAATGATGCTTATTTACAGAAATCAGTTAATGGTGCTTATTTACAGAAATCAGTTAATGGTGTTTATTTACAGAAATCAGTAAATGATGCTTATTTACAGAAATCAGTAAATGATGCTTATTTACAGAAATCAGTAAATGATGCTTATTTACAGAAATCAGTTACTGTTGTTTATGGAGTGATGTGTATATATGGAAATCAGTTAATGGTGTT contains:
- the LOC125647370 gene encoding uncharacterized protein LOC125647370; this translates as MMFTTKVQAAATVDESAETIADEPVNATFHLSLSGLSTNQDDRQGEDSFLADNSHVVPDAIQENSIRDKTIDDITHADDVEPEYEVVESGTKRGKRKLVDKRGFEYTIKKQKGEDCIYWRCSKRGKDQPCPATVIQRGNNFQEGLRNHVHPAEPGVDLAVKLKTEVKRNATQNIFTQSAPRVVEVALSTANIKAPPASRPKPANMTRMANRVRRNLRPQDPQDLDFIFVMWGDPVNAWVKFYKKSIPPRRNSYFTCMTGV